The region AGAAGGGGCGGGTTTCCGCACCGCACAGCTTTCCCGTGACTCGCAGGGGCCGCGGGCGGTGATGAACGCACTCAAGCGGCTGGAGACGACCTACGACGAACGGATCACCGAGACGGGCAAAGACCTGACGCTCGCTAGGACGCAACTCGGCGACTACGAGGCGCGGTTGGGACGGACCTTCCAGCACGCAGCATATGCCGAGGAGTTGACCGCACTCCGCGACCAGTTGAAGACCGCTCTATCCGGCACACCAGCCGAAGGGGAACCGACATCCGGGGAACTGGCTGAGAAGATCAAGACGCTGAAGGCGGCTCATGCGGTTGAAGCGGCACCGGCGCGGGCCAGGATGGAGGAAAAGAAGGTCGAGCCGATCCGCCGACGGGTCGAACCCGAAAAGCCGGTCGAGGAAGTGCGGATTGCTCCGCCAGAAGTGGCGCTTGTTGCTGAGAGACCGGTCGCTGAGGAGCCCGAGGAACGCCCCATGCCATCGTTCCGGCACAGGGTCGGCAAGGGTGGCCAGATGACGCTGTTTTAGGATCATCTCGGATGCCGCTCACTCCTTGCAGCCACCCCACGCCACCGGTAGTCTTAGAGAGATGTGACACTCGCCACGGAGGATCTAGTGGAATCAGTCAAAGAGGTCTTCGCTTTCGTCGGCGTGGTCGTTGGGGCAATTACCGGCATCATGGCCTTCGCCAAAACCTACCTCGATTTGAAAAAGCGTCTCGCCGAGGAGCGGGCTGAGCAGGCCGCAGCCAAGACACCTCCGGCCGTGTCCGTGGGGACATCCGCTGGCGTACCAATCCCAACAGCATCCCCTGCGACATCGACCCCCGCGTTACCCACTGCAACACCGACCCCGACGACACCGACCTCTTCGACAACGGCGCCTCACAAGGATCACGACAAACTGGTCATGGCCATCGCGCTTCAGGCCATCGGGGTCGCCGTGATAATCGGTGCAGTCGTGTGGCTGCTGTATCCCATCATTTATCCGCCACCGCTCGATCTCACGAAGCCCCGGCCAGATCCGTCTCAGATGCACTCGAGTCCGTTCCCATGGCCAGGAGCGCCCATTTTGCTGTGCTTCATCGGCAACGGCATATGGAGCTTGGGTCGGGGGAAGTGACACCGATGTGGCGAGAGATCGGGGAACGAGGTGGCGGATCGTGGTCGTGCCCAAGTAGACCCCGGATCGACCAGCATCCGACTCAGGGAAAGCTACTATGGGAACTTATAAGTAAGTTGGATGATTGAATTCAAACTAAATGAAGAAGCCGGGGAATAACCCCCGGCATTCATCGCCCCGGATGGTCACTTCGCTTGCGGGATGTATGCGGAGAGGACGGCCGCTTTCCCGTCAGCAGTCTTCTTCTGGAGCCACCGCAGATCGAACGTCGCCTCGGACACCGGGCCGCCGGTCGGGGCGTTCTGCTGAATCACGGTGACCATCGTCCCGTGGGCCGACTTGATGATCGCCGTGTGGTGCGGCATCACCCACGTCTGGGTGCCGTCCGGCTTCTTGAACGTGCAGTCCTCGAATTGGAGGATCATCCCGGGCAGCACGTGTTTGGCCTCGGCCGTCACGAGCGGGACCGGAACACCCCACCGATACATCTGGCTCGGAAAACCGGCCTTCACCAAACTCGGGGCGGTCGTCTCGATCCGGATCTGCCGGGCACCGGCCGACGCCAGTGCGGCGTTCACCAGGTCGGTGCATTGACCACCCCCAATTCGCTGCCCCTCGTGTTGAGTAGCGTATGCGACCACCTTCCCTCCAAGTGAGTTCGGGTCGAGCTGGTGGTCAGCGGCGGTGGCGAGCGACGAGAACAGGAAGGTAGCTGAGAGGGCGGTCATGAGCGATTTCATGGGTGACACTCCAGGTTGCGGGTCGTCGCATCAGAAACGGGTCGGGCGACCCGACTTGCGCTCCCGCTAATGGCTTCAGCGGATTACCGGGCCGAGTGTTACCAAGAAAATCGGATCTATCGGGTGTGTGCTTGGAAAGACGGTACCGCGGGGCCTCGGCATCTCGGTTGCTTCATGGTTCCCGCCTCTGAATTCCCAGACGAATAAGTTTCGTGGAGAAATATACTTTACGCGTCCAGGAGTGACACATTGTCCCACGTCTGGAATTTGTGGGTCATCAGGGTCGCCAGTTTCTCTCGGTGTTTCGTCGGCAGATCCGCCAAGCAATGGTCGATGGCCTCCTGGAACTTCTTGAAGTCCTGATGGTGGCGGCTGTTCAACGCCTCCTTCTTCACGAACTTCCAGAGTCGCTCGATCAAGTTCAGGTTCGGCGAATACGACGGCAGGAACAACAACTCGATCCCGAGTGCCTTGGCCGTGTGCTCCACCAGCGCGCACCGCTGGTAGCGGGCGTTGTCGAGTACCAGCGTGATCGGCAATGACCCACCGAGGGCCGCGATCTTGCGGAGCAACGCACACACCGAGGTGGCCGTGATGTACGTCGTGTTGATTTCTGTCACCAGCTCGTGCGTGACCGCGTTCAGCGCACCCAGCACGTTGTACCTCTGCCGTCCCGACGCGGCCCGGACATGTAACCGGACGAAGCACCACACCCACCCCAGGAACGACGCCAAGACGAAGTGCGACGCGTCCACGAAGTACACCGTCCGCTTACCGTCGCGGGCTTCCGCCAACTTCGGTTCCAGTTCCGTCTTTTAAAAAATCCGCCTGCGTGCGGGCGTGTTCGTCGACCGTTTTCTTGGGCGGCACCGGGATGGGTGCCACCTTCAGGCATTTCATCCCCAGATCCTCTTTCAAGAACTGGCGCACCCGCGACGCCTTGCGTCGGACGCCCGTCAGGTCCTCGATCCGCCGCGCCGCCTCGTGGGCCGTGTGCGGCGGGTGCCGGCGAAACGCGTCTTCGATCGTCCCGTGATGCGGTGTCAGCGCACTGGGTTGGCCCTTCCAGCCGAACGATCGGACCCCATCCAGACCCTTCGCCGCATAGATCCGCAGGGTCCGCTGCACCGTGGAGCGCGACACGTTGGCCAACTCCGCGATCCGACTGTGCGTCACGTTCCGGGTCTTGAGCCAGAGAATCTCCATCCGCTCTTGGACACGCGGGTCCGGGTGCCGATAGCGCGCGTCCGCGATCGCTTGGACCACGGGTTCGGGAAACGAATATTGGGGACGCATCCTTGCCCTCCCGCAGACGGATCGGTGAAGGATCTATCCTCCGCTATCCAGGCCTGGTTGCTCAAGGCCGACTTGTGTCACTTCAGGCGAGTCCGAGAATAATGGCCGCGACCCTGCTTACCGTTGCCGCAAAGTCACTCGCTGGACCGCAATCGGCTGTCGGCAGAAATGTGGATCGCCTCCCGCAGATGCTCACCAACGTCAGCAGCACCGAGCGTGGTGCTTCCCTCATTGTTGGCGCCGTCCTGGCTGGCTACGGAGTTGCCAGAGGCGGGATAGTCGAGACATTGATAGGCGGTTTCCTCGTATTCCGCGGAGTAACAGGCCACTGCCCGGTGTCTCAGGCGTTGGGTATCAGCACCGCTGACGCGGCTGCCGAAAACTCGGTCATCGCCGCCGAACACGGGACCCGCGTGGAAGCGACGGTCACGGTGAAGCGAACCGCCGCGGAAGCCTTCCGCTTTTGGCGGGACTTCGAGAACCTGCCGAAGTTCATGAACCACCTCGTCGACGTCGATACCACGACCGATGGCAAGTCTCGATGGACGGCCAAGGGACCTCTCGGCCTTCAGGTGCAATGGAACGCGAAGCTCACCTCCGACGAACCCGATCGCCTGATTGCGTGGAAGTCGCTGGAAGGCTCTGACGTCGACACCGCAGGTTCGGTTCATTTCACTTCGTTGCCTGGTGACGCGGGAACTTCGGTTCGAGTCGTGTTGAAGTACGACCCGCCTGCCGGCAAGTTGGGAACAGCGGTTGCCAAGCTGTTCGGGGAGAACCCCCAGCGGCAGATCGAGGAAGACTTGGAGCGGTTTCGCGAAGCGATCGAAGCGATTCCCCAAACCAAGTCGTGACGAGATCCACTCACCCGCAGCCCGATTGGCACCCGGCCTGCACAATCCCCGCACGCCCTAACCGTAAGAGGGAAGGTCATGAGCAAGAACGGTCATAACCCCGGCCCGGTACCAACCGGAAACCGGCCGCTAACGGGGACATCGTTTGAAGAACCCGAACCGGACGATGCCGGCAAGACGGCCGCGCCCCATAGCCCAACGGGTCGGGAAGAAGACTCCAAACGGCGGATGGGTGAATTCACCGGCACCGCCGACCACGCCCGGCAACAGCCCGGTCCGAGGAATGACGGCGGGAAGAGGCATGGCGAAGGTGCGGGATGAGGAAGTTGGGCATCGAAATCGAGGACGAGAGCCGCGGAATCACTTCGCGGCTTTTTTCGTTTACCGCGGCGATTAACAAGATGTCGTGAACTCGACTTCACCGACGTGGCTCTTCCCTTGCCATTACCTACTCGTAGAGTCCATGTCACCTCCACTCGGCGAGCAACCGCGCCCTACTCGTCCTAATGCCGCCGTTAACTGCTTGCGCTCGTCACCGGATCGGTGCAATATCGCCCCATGACCGAGCCGTTCAGTTACATCAAAACCGCCCACCTCCACAGCCTCAAGTCCGTCGGGCACCACATGCTGCACTCCGCCCGCGAGAACGGACGGGACACCGCGAAGCCGCTCGCATTCATCGGCTTTATAACCGTTGCACTCGGTGCGAAGATGCTCTGGGAGGCATACAGACAGACTGAAGGCGGCGGACGGGAAAGCAGGCGGAGCCGGTAAAAGGATTTTCGTCTTCCGTCTCGCGGAAAACGAAAACAGCCCAGGAAATCTCCCGGGCTGCGTCCGCGGTTAAGTCGGTCGATTATTTTTCGTTGTTTTGCTGCGTGCCTTCACGTTTCAGGATCACGGAACAGTGCGACTTGGCGTTCGGGGCATTGGCCGCCGTCTGCTGGTCAGCGCCGGCCTGTGCGCCGTCGGCATGGACGCAGATAGCCAGGTAACCGTCCGTCAGGACGTACACCCCGGCTTTGGCCGCCGACGCCTCAGTCGAATCGCCTTTGGTTTCCGTGACCCGGATCGTCCCGTTCGGCCCGAACGCCAGTTTCATGGTGACGGCGGGTTTCCCATCCCGGCCGGAGCAGGTCAGCGTGTTGCCTTCGGCTTTGACCGTCATCCCTTTGGCATCGGCCTGCGGTTGGCCGTTTCGTTCAAAGCACACCACCGTCCACGCGCCATCAAGGTTTTTGCCGTTCGGGGCTTTGGCATCCTCGGCCGATGCCGTGGCCATGAAAGCCGAGAAGACAACCGCAGTGCCAAGCAAGTAACGAATCATCGAAGACTCCTGGAGAGAGATGCACACGAACCGCCAGTGTCGCCCGCAACTGGCGAGGGATCATTTCGAACCCGGTGGGACGCTGCCCGGCCTCGTGGTCGCGAAGCCAAAGGTCCACCAAAGGAAAGTCCGAACGATCGGTTAGCGAAGTAGCAACTCAGAAGCCGTTTAAAGAAAATGGGTATTTGCAACGGAATATGCTGATTTTGACGGTCCTGACGACCAGATTGGAACCCACAGTTCACACGGTTTGGGAGAACCGGAACACAAGTCATGAGGTGCGCAAAAAAAAGACCGGCCACAGGTTCCCTGACTGTCGCCCAATCAGTCAAGGAATCGCAGCCGGTCTGATAGAACTGTATCGCACAACACCCACATAAGACAACAGATCCCCGCGGAAAACCTCGACAGATAAACTGGAAGTGCTGGTTTTTCCGACACCCCGGGTTTCTTCTCAGACGATATTTCGATCTTAATAATTACAGAAGTAGCGATTATTCGGGAAGTTATGAAAAATACTTCAGGTTTCTTTTCACGTTTTTCTCGGACGCTATACTTCCATCGCAATCGGTTCTTTCAGGAATTATCTCGGAGATACGACCCGGCCCGAATCGGTCCGGACGTTCTTATTTCCGTCGTTTGAGTCCCATCGCCTGGGGACACCGCCCGCGTTAGGTTTGAGGCTGCCCATGCCTCCCTGGCGCGGGCGGCTTTATTTTATCGACTCCCTTCGACTCGTTTCAGCACCTTTCTCCTTCGACAACACACACCTCCTCCCCATTTCGAACGACGGAGGGCGAAGAGGAAACATTTCGTCCGCGGGCACGCTTAATGCTTTTCATCCCCTCGACACGAGCGAGTTCTCGCTCCCATCTCCAGGGGTATTTGCTATGTCGAACCGAAAGAAGAAGCACAACGCCGTTCTGGGCGTTTTCGAGACCCGCGCCCGTGCGGATCAAGCCATTGCCGACTTGAAGGCGGCCGGATTCGACGACGCGGAAATCGGAATGGTTCACCGCGACGCCGAAGGGCACACGATCAAGACAGGCGCAGCCGACGACACCAAGGCCGGGGAAGGTGCCGCGATCGGGGCGGCCGCGGGTGCGGCGGGCGGAGCCCTGGTCGGGGCCGGCATTTTGGCCGGTGTGATCCCGGTGATCGGACCCATCCTGGCCATTGGGACGTTGGGCACTGTCCTGCTGAATGCCGCGGGCGGGGCAGCCATTGCGGGCATCGCCGGGGCATTAGTAGGCTGGGGCCTCTCCGAAGAAGACGCCGCGTACTACGAGAACGAAGTGAAGGCCGGGCACTTCCTCGTAACCGTTGAGACGAGCGACCGCGACGACGAAGCCCGTTCCATCCTCCATCAACACAGCGGATTTGATCGCTCGGCTTGGGCCGCCGTTCGCGCCGACCGCGCCAACATCTTGTCCGAGGGCTCATTTAAAGCGGACGACGGCCGGGTGATTCAATTGCACGAAGAGCACCTGAAGGCCGACAAGCAAACGGTGAATCGCGGGGACGTGAAGGTTCGCAAAGAAGTTCACACCGAACATAAGCAGATCACCGTCCCGGTCGAGCGTGAAGAGGTCGTGGTCGAGCGGCGGCCGGCCAACGGACGGCGGACCGCAACGGGGGAAATTCAGGCGGAGGAAATTCGCATTCCGGTCAAGGAAGAGCGTGTCCATGTCCGTAAAGAGGCTGTGGTTACGGAAGACGTGAGCGTCGGGAAGCGAAAGATTCACGACACCGAGACGGTGAGCGGTGATGTTCGAAAGGAAGACCTGGTTGTCGAATCCGAAGGCGGAGCCAATGTCCGCCAAACGACGAAGAAAGTGCATAAGTAGGCCGGCATTTCAGGCGGACAGCCGCCTTTCTGATCTCGCAAGCACAAATCGAATGACGGGTCAATTTGGCCCGTTATTCGTGCTTGGCATAGCGGTTGCTCGGTTTTTCACGTCGTATCCGACTCAAAGTTGGGCTGATAGCAAGAGATAGCTATCGTGAATAACGCTCCCGTCCCAGAAGCAGCAATCAACCTTCCCGGCCGCCCTTGGATCCTCGGTTACGGGGACGTGCCATGTCTCATCTGGCTGCAAGGACGGAAATTAATTCCGGTGTTTCGGACTTCCCTGGCGTGCCGGAAGTTTATGGACCGGTTCGGGCATGAGATCCCCCGTCACTTCTACCCTTTGTTCCCGGACGAAAAAGAATTCGTCGGGTTGTTGAGCGTCGCGATGCGTGACGCAGCAGAAGGGTACGTCCTGGTGGATGAAGGCCGGTGGTGTGTGATCGGGTTTAACGGCACCCTTTCGCCTCGCACGATCGAAGCACCCAGTTTGGCATGTAGTGCGTAAATCAAGCACCGAAAAGCTCGATCCTGTCGGGCGAACCTCAGGAGCGTCACATGGGACCGCGTGAACCCGATACGCTAACCGCCGAAACCCAGTTCCACCAAGACGTAGCGCGCCATCGCTGGGCGGACGATGGAGGTGCGATTCCCGAAGTCGAAGAGGACGTCACAAAAACGCCGCTCCATTTTGACCCATGGGTTCTGGTCGGTTTGGCGGCAGTCGTTGGGTTCGCCTTCGGGTGGCTTACCCGACGTCGTTATATA is a window of Fimbriiglobus ruber DNA encoding:
- a CDS encoding IS630 family transposase → MAEARDGKRTVYFVDASHFVLASFLGWVWCFVRLHVRAASGRQRYNVLGALNAVTHELVTEINTTYITATSVCALLRKIAALGGSLPITLVLDNARYQRCALVEHTAKALGIELLFLPSYSPNLNLIERLWKFVKKEALNSRHHQDFKKFQEAIDHCLADLPTKHREKLATLMTHKFQTWDNVSLLDA
- a CDS encoding helix-turn-helix domain-containing protein; the protein is MRPQYSFPEPVVQAIADARYRHPDPRVQERMEILWLKTRNVTHSRIAELANVSRSTVQRTLRIYAAKGLDGVRSFGWKGQPSALTPHHGTIEDAFRRHPPHTAHEAARRIEDLTGVRRKASRVRQFLKEDLGMKCLKVAPIPVPPKKTVDEHARTQADFLKDGTGTEVGGSPRR
- a CDS encoding SRPBCC family protein — protein: MAATLLTVAAKSLAGPQSAVGRNVDRLPQMLTNVSSTERGASLIVGAVLAGYGVARGGIVETLIGGFLVFRGVTGHCPVSQALGISTADAAAENSVIAAEHGTRVEATVTVKRTAAEAFRFWRDFENLPKFMNHLVDVDTTTDGKSRWTAKGPLGLQVQWNAKLTSDEPDRLIAWKSLEGSDVDTAGSVHFTSLPGDAGTSVRVVLKYDPPAGKLGTAVAKLFGENPQRQIEEDLERFREAIEAIPQTKS
- a CDS encoding YsnF/AvaK domain-containing protein; this encodes MSNRKKKHNAVLGVFETRARADQAIADLKAAGFDDAEIGMVHRDAEGHTIKTGAADDTKAGEGAAIGAAAGAAGGALVGAGILAGVIPVIGPILAIGTLGTVLLNAAGGAAIAGIAGALVGWGLSEEDAAYYENEVKAGHFLVTVETSDRDDEARSILHQHSGFDRSAWAAVRADRANILSEGSFKADDGRVIQLHEEHLKADKQTVNRGDVKVRKEVHTEHKQITVPVEREEVVVERRPANGRRTATGEIQAEEIRIPVKEERVHVRKEAVVTEDVSVGKRKIHDTETVSGDVRKEDLVVESEGGANVRQTTKKVHK